One part of the Amphiprion ocellaris isolate individual 3 ecotype Okinawa chromosome 24, ASM2253959v1, whole genome shotgun sequence genome encodes these proteins:
- the gbx2 gene encoding homeobox protein GBX-2, whose translation MSAAFSPSFMVMQRPLGSTTAFSIDSLIGGPPQPSPGHFVYTGYPMFMPYRSVVLQPPPPPALQPALPAGHHPPLPGLQGGFCSSLAQGLTQGMALTSTLMASLPGGFSPNQQHQDAARKFGSQPLHVFDKSQELRLDAEDGKSFLQGKESALPAFHDPDTAVQTSTAKDSKDEDRKDESFSLDSDLDYSSDDNLTSMCHKEDADGGGALDDGPLLHGSSGGGSGSGGGTGGGGGGKNRRRRTAFTSEQLLELEKEFHCKKYLSLTERSQIAHALKLSEVQVKIWFQNRRAKWKRVKAGNVNNKSGEPSRNPKIVVPIPVHVSRFAIRSQHQQMEQNRP comes from the exons ATGAGCGCAGCCTTCAGCCCGTCCTTCATGGTGATGCAGCGGCCACTCGGAAGCACCACCGCCTTCAGCATCGACTCTCTGATCGGGGGGCCTCCGCAGCCCAGCCCGGGACACTTCGTCTACACCGGATACCCGATGTTCATGCCCTACCGGTCGGTGGTGCTGCAGCCGCCGCCGCCCCCCGCCCTGCAGCCGGCGCTGCCCGCCGGACACCACCCGCCGCTGCCCGGCCTGCAGGGCGGCTTCTGCTCCAGCTTGGCCCAGGGCCTGACGCAGGGCATGGCGCTCACCTCCACCCTCATGGCGTCGCTGCCCGGCGGCTTCTCCCCGAACCAGCAGCACCAGGATGCGGCCCGGAAGTTCGGCTCGCAGCCGCTGCACGTCTTCGACAAGAGCCAGGAGCTGCGGCTGGACGCGGAGGACGGGAAGAGCTTCCTGCAGGGGAAGGAGTCCGCGCTGCCCGCCTTCCACGACCCGGACACGGCGGTGCAGACCTCCACAG CCAAAGACTCCAAGGATGAGGACCGGAAGGACGAGAGCTTCTCTCTGGACAGCGACCTGGACTACAGCTCCGACGACAACCTCACGTCTATGTGCCACAAAGAGGACGCGGACGGCGGCGGGGCTCTGGACGACGGGCCGCTGCTCCACGGCTCCTCCGGCGGCGGCTCCGGTTCGGGCGGCGGCACCGGAGGAGGCGGCGGCGGGAAGAACCGGCGGCGGCGGACCGCGTTCACCAGCgagcagctgctggagctggagaAGGAGTTCCACTGCAAGAAGTACCTGTCGCTCACCGAGCGCTCGCAGATCGCGCATGCGCTGAAGCTGAGCGAGGTCCAGGTGAAGATCTGGTTCCAGAACCGGCGCGCGAAGTGGAAACGGGTCAAAGCCGGGAACGTGAACAACAAGTCCGGGGAACCGTCCCGGAACCCCAAGATCGTGGTTCCGATCCCGGTGCACGTGAGCCGCTTCGCCATCAGGAGTCAGCACCAGCAGATGGAGCAGAACCGGCCGTAG